One region of Fragaria vesca subsp. vesca linkage group LG4, FraVesHawaii_1.0, whole genome shotgun sequence genomic DNA includes:
- the LOC101298012 gene encoding SUMO-activating enzyme subunit 1A-like encodes MDGEELTEQETALYDRQIRVWGADAQRRLSKAHILVCGINGTTAEFCKNIVLAGVGSLTLVDDRVATEEALSANFLIPCDESVYGGKTLTELCRDSLKDFNPMVRVSVEKGDLSNFGGEFYSNFDVVVISCCSLSTKKLINEKCRKLSKRVAFYTVDCRDSCGEIFVDLQLHKYSKQKLEETIECEHNYPSFEDSISVPWKALPRKMSKLYFAMRVIERFEEAEQRKPGEVSIADLPGVLKLKKEFCESQSLKESHIPDALLERLVTDPREFPPVCPIIGGILGQEVIKAISGKGEPLKNFFFFDAMDGKGIIEDLSNFSTGS; translated from the exons ATGGACGGCGAGGAGTTGACTGAACAGGAGACCGCTCTTTACGATCGCCAAATTAGGGTTTGGGGCGCTGATGCTCAGAGAAG GCTGAGCAAAGCTCATATACTAGTCTGTGGAATTAATGGGACTACTGCCGAG TTTTGCAAGAACATTGTACTAGCAGGAGTCGGTAGTTTGACACTGGTGGATGATCGGGTAGCGACCGAAGAGGCCCTTTCTGCTAACTTTTTGATACCTTGTGATGAAAGCGTGTATGGTGGGAAAACTCTAACCGAGCTTTGTCGCGATTCTCTGAAAGATTTCAATCCGATGGTTCGTGTTTCTGTGGAGAAAG GTGACTTGTCAAACTTTGGTGGTGAGTTCTACAGCAACTTTGATGTTGTGGTCATCAGTTGTTGCTCTCTCTCTACAAAA AAACTGATCAATGAAAAATGCCGAAAGTTATCAAAGCGGGTTGCATTTTACACAGTTGATTGTAGAGACTCTTGTGGTGAAATTTTTGTTGATCTGCAACTCCATAAATACTCAAAG CAAAAACTGGAGGAAACAATTGAATGTGAGCACAATTATCCAAGTTTTGAG GATTCAATTTCAGTACCTTGGAAAGCACTTCCCAGAAAAATGTCAAAGCTGTACTTTGCTATGCGAG TGATAGAGAGGTTTGAAGAAGCTGAGCAACGTAAACCCGGAGAAGTATCAATTGCAGATCTTCCTGGTGTTCTGAAATTGAAGAAGGAATTCTGTGAATCACAG TCGTTGAAGGAATCTCATATTCCTGATGCCCTCCTTGAAAGATTGGTGACAGATCCAAGAGAATTTCCTCCTGTTTGTCCCATCATTGGTGGGATTCTGGGGCAG GAGGTTATCAAAGCAATATCAGGCAAAGGAGAACCTCTCAAGAATTTCTTCTTCTTTGATGCTATGGATGGAAAGGGCATCATAGAGGACCTATCAAACTTTAGCACCGGAAGCTGA
- the LOC101295331 gene encoding putative ribonuclease H protein At1g65750-like, translating into MDINVAPSFDLSSISYLIHNCTPHVSVGYLVAEGFSALLKKAESEKLLHGVSIARGAPSVTHLFFADDSLLFCDASVQDCLKLKEIFAVYERVSGQKISVEKSTVSFSPRTTRVVKEACSTALDMKIVPCHERYLGLPIVTGRNKKKVFKGVADRVWQKIQGWEGKLLSKGGKEVLIKAVAQSIPTYTMSVFQLPAGICKEINKHLARYWWGNFGGKGIHWRRWDALCVPKGEGGLGFREFQCFNQALVGKIGWRLIQDEESLVGQMLKAKYYPNSSFLEAVIGRNPSSIWRAVMWGKQLLTKGLRWRAGESSYNAGSGGYA; encoded by the exons ATGGATATAAATGTGGCTCCATCCTTCGACCTCTCATCAATCAGCTACCTGATTCATAATTGTACACCACAT GTCTCCGTTGGCTATTTAGTTGCGGAAGGCTTTTCTGCTTTGTTGAAAAAAGCGGAGAGCGAAAAATTATTGCATGGAGTTTCAATTGCCCGGGGTGCACCATCAGTAACACACCTGTTCTTTGCTGATGACAGCTTGTTGTTTTGTGATGCTTCAGTTCAAGATTGTCTCAAGTTAAAAGAGATTTTTGCGGTGTATGAGAGGGTATCGGGGCAGAAAATCAGTGTGGAAAAATCTACTGTTAGTTTCAGTCCACGAACGACGAGGGTAGTGAAGGAAGCTTGTAGTACAGCGTTGGATATGAAAATTGTTCCATGCCATGAACGTTATTTGGGATTGCCTATAGTGACTGGAAGAAATAAAAAGAAAGTCTTCAAGGGTGTGGCTGATCGGGTGTGGCAAAAAATTCAAGGTTGGGAAGGTAAACTGCTTTCCAAGGGTGGTAAGGAGGTGTTGATCAAAGCTGTGGCTCAGTCAATACCTACTTATACTATGAGTGTTTTCCAGTTACCAGCAGGGATTTGTAAGGAAATTAACAAGCATCTAGCAAGATACTGGTGGGGCAATTTTGGTGGAAAAGGTATACATTGGAGGAGGTGGGATGCACTTTGTGTGCCGAAGGGAGAAGGTGGCTTGGGTTTTAGGGAGTTTCAGTGTTTTAATCAAGCTTTGGTTGGAAAAATTGGTTGGAGGCTAATTCAAGATGAGGAGTCTTTGGTTGGTCAGATGTTGAAGGCTAAATACTACCCTAATAGTTCTTTTTTGGAGGCTGTTATTGGGAGGAATCCTTCCAGTATTTGGAGGGCTGTGATGTGGGGTAAACAACTTCTAACTAAAGGTCTTCGGTGGAGG GCTGGAGAAAGTAGCTACAATGCAGGAAGTGGAGGCTATGCTTAG